The Terriglobales bacterium genome has a segment encoding these proteins:
- a CDS encoding metal-dependent hydrolase, which produces MEPITHFLTGACLSRAGLNRKTPLATLTLVLATEAADIDVFLGIGNRIRGFAHHRGFTHTFLGAPLVAALVLAFVYGVYRWSHRGEAPAGCAACPPGDEPGAQPPAPRWGLLYLYACLGALVHVLLDYTNSYGVRPFDPISYKWYSWDIVSIVDPWILAVLILGLVGPWMFGLINEEIGARRPRYRGRGGAIFALVCLVAIWGLRDFEHRRAVAAMESVLYQGEEARRVSAYPYSTNPFLWMGVAETDTFFETMHVNSLTGEVDPDGRAVVRYKPEETPALEAAKQSYLGRVYLDWAQYPMTEVEPVTGPNDVLLGYAVRFYDLRYTYPENAARPLGASVELDDKLNVVSQHFGWRTRQEEQEERGGR; this is translated from the coding sequence GTGGAACCCATCACTCACTTTCTGACCGGCGCCTGCCTGAGCCGCGCGGGGCTGAACCGCAAGACCCCGCTGGCCACCCTCACCCTGGTGCTGGCCACCGAGGCCGCCGACATCGACGTCTTCCTGGGCATCGGCAACCGCATCCGCGGCTTCGCCCACCACCGCGGCTTCACCCACACCTTCCTGGGCGCGCCGCTGGTGGCGGCGCTGGTGCTGGCCTTCGTCTACGGCGTGTATCGCTGGAGCCATCGTGGGGAGGCGCCGGCGGGCTGTGCCGCCTGTCCGCCTGGGGATGAGCCGGGGGCGCAGCCTCCTGCGCCGCGCTGGGGGCTGCTCTACCTCTACGCCTGCCTGGGAGCGCTGGTGCATGTCCTACTGGATTACACCAATAGCTACGGGGTGCGGCCCTTCGATCCCATCTCCTACAAGTGGTATTCGTGGGACATCGTTAGCATCGTGGACCCGTGGATCCTGGCGGTGCTGATCCTGGGGCTGGTGGGACCGTGGATGTTCGGGCTGATCAACGAGGAGATCGGGGCGCGGCGTCCGCGCTACCGCGGGCGCGGCGGGGCCATCTTCGCCCTGGTCTGCCTGGTCGCCATCTGGGGGCTGCGCGACTTCGAGCACCGGCGGGCGGTGGCGGCCATGGAGTCGGTGCTCTACCAGGGCGAGGAAGCGCGCCGGGTCTCGGCCTATCCCTACTCCACCAATCCCTTCCTGTGGATGGGGGTGGCGGAGACCGACACCTTCTTCGAGACCATGCATGTGAACTCGCTGACCGGGGAGGTGGACCCCGACGGGCGGGCAGTGGTGCGCTACAAGCCCGAGGAGACGCCGGCCCTGGAGGCGGCCAAGCAGTCCTACCTGGGACGCGTCTACCTGGACTGGGCGCAGTATCCCATGACCGAGGTGGAGCCCGTCACCGGCCCGAACGACGTGCTGCTGGGCTACGCAGTGCGCTTCTACGACCTGCGCTACACCTACCCGGAGAATGCCGCCCGGCCGCTGGGCGCCTCCGTGGAACTGGACGACAAGCTCAATGTGGTCTCACAGCACTTCGGCTGGCGCACCCGGCAAGAGGAGCAGGAAGAGCGGGGCGGCCGCTGA
- a CDS encoding diacylglycerol kinase family protein, with translation MRKAALLYNPASGSKRDRRLAHVEDAAAVLRAAGVDVLVVPTRAAGTAGEQAREAVAAGCDTILACGGDGTVHEILPGVASSSAALGVIPLGTGNGLANDLGTSHHTVKAARQLLAAEIRRIALGRVDFQNGEGRPAQRYFTVGAGAGGDARMLYEVGHQAKGRHGMLAYYLNVAWQLATYPLSPFEVEYRESGSGERRVVEVSQALAIRIRDFGGIVRKVAPDAGLERDDFQLLLVRTARRRAFLRYMVQTFLDRPRRVRGVEMVHATEASFREMPPDDPRRAAWPQRPACAIYTEADGEVLGRLPLRLSMVPAALNLLYPAHPKR, from the coding sequence ATGCGCAAAGCCGCGCTCCTCTACAATCCGGCCTCGGGAAGCAAGCGGGACCGCCGCCTCGCGCACGTGGAGGACGCGGCCGCGGTGCTGCGGGCCGCGGGCGTGGACGTCCTGGTGGTGCCCACGCGCGCCGCGGGCACGGCGGGGGAGCAGGCGAGGGAGGCGGTGGCCGCGGGCTGCGACACCATCCTGGCCTGCGGCGGCGACGGCACCGTGCACGAGATCCTGCCGGGCGTGGCGAGCAGTTCGGCGGCGCTGGGGGTGATCCCCCTGGGCACCGGCAACGGCCTGGCCAACGATCTGGGCACCTCCCACCACACGGTGAAGGCGGCGCGGCAACTGCTCGCGGCGGAGATACGGCGCATCGCCCTGGGCCGCGTGGACTTCCAGAACGGCGAAGGCCGCCCGGCGCAGCGCTACTTCACCGTGGGCGCGGGCGCCGGAGGCGACGCCCGCATGCTCTACGAGGTCGGCCACCAGGCCAAGGGCCGCCACGGCATGCTGGCCTACTATCTCAACGTGGCGTGGCAACTGGCCACCTATCCCCTGTCGCCCTTCGAGGTGGAATACCGGGAGAGCGGGAGCGGGGAGCGGCGCGTGGTGGAGGTCTCGCAGGCGCTGGCCATCCGCATCCGCGACTTCGGGGGCATCGTGCGCAAGGTGGCGCCCGACGCCGGGCTGGAGCGCGACGACTTCCAGCTCCTGCTGGTGCGCACCGCCCGCCGCCGCGCCTTCTTGCGCTACATGGTGCAGACCTTCCTGGACCGGCCGCGGCGGGTGCGCGGGGTGGAGATGGTACACGCCACCGAGGCCAGCTTCCGCGAGATGCCGCCCGACGATCCCCGGCGTGCGGCCTGGCCTCAGCGGCCTGCCTGCGCCATCTACACCGAGGCCGACGGCGAGGTGCTGGGACGGCTGCCGCTGCGCCTCAGCATGGTTCCCGCCGCCCTCAACCTGCTGTATCCCGCCCATCCCAAGCGATGA